TGGTGTGGCTCAGCCGCCGTGACCCGTCGGGGCCAGGAGCCGCTCGAGCTCGTCCTCCTTCTCGGTGGGCACGACGAAGAGGAGCTCATCGCCCTGCTCGAGAGGCTGCTCGGGGGTGGGCACGTAGACCTGGCCGTCGCGCAGGAGGGTGACCAGCGCGCAGTTCTCCGGGAACGGCACCAGGCCGGTCGGCTTGCCGACGTAGGGAGAGTCGGCGGGCAGGGTGATCTCGACCAGGTTGGCCTGGCCCTGGCGGAAGGTGAACAGACGCACCAGGTCGCCGACGGTGACGGCCTCCTCGACCAGCGCCGACATGATCCGTGGCGTCGAGACGTTGACGTCGACGCCCCAGGCCTCGGTGAAGAGCCACTCGTTGTTGGGGTGGTTGACGCGGCCCACGGTGCGCGGCACGCCGAATTCGGTCTTGGCCAGCAGCGAGCACACCAGGTTGGCCTTGTCGTCACCGGTCGCGGCGATGACCACGTCGCAGTTGTCGAGCCTGGCCTCCTCGAGCGAGGACAGCTCGCAGGCATCGGCCAGCAGCCACTCGGCGTCGGCGACCCGCTCGGGCTTGATCGCTGCAGGGTTCTTGTCGACCAGCAGCACCTCGTGGCCGTTGACGATCAGCTCGCTGGCGATGGAACGGCCCACGGCGCCGGCTCCGGCGATTGCTACGCGCATCAGTCGTCCTCCGGGCCGTTCTTGATGGACTTGTACGCCTGGTCGGTGTTCTCCTCGCGCATGACGATGTGGAGCACGTCGCCCTCCTGGATCACGCTCTCGCGCACCGGGATGATGCCCTCGCCGAGCCGGTCGATCCAGGCGATGCGGCTGCCGGACTGACGCTGGAACTTGATGGTGCGCTGGCCGACCCAGGCCTCGGGCAGGATGACCTGGTCGATCCGGATGGTGCCCGACATGTCACGGAAGTCGGGCTCGGTGCCGGCCGGCAGGAGCCGGCGGAGCACCTGGTCGGCGGTCCACTTCACGGTCGCGACGGTGCTGATGCCGAGGCGCTGGTAGACCTCGGCGCGGCCGGGGTCGTAGATGCGGGCGACGACCTGCTGGATGCCGAACTCCTCGCGCGCCA
The sequence above is drawn from the Nocardioides albertanoniae genome and encodes:
- a CDS encoding potassium channel family protein, which encodes MRVAIAGAGAVGRSIASELIVNGHEVLLVDKNPAAIKPERVADAEWLLADACELSSLEEARLDNCDVVIAATGDDKANLVCSLLAKTEFGVPRTVGRVNHPNNEWLFTEAWGVDVNVSTPRIMSALVEEAVTVGDLVRLFTFRQGQANLVEITLPADSPYVGKPTGLVPFPENCALVTLLRDGQVYVPTPEQPLEQGDELLFVVPTEKEDELERLLAPTGHGG
- a CDS encoding potassium channel family protein, which codes for MHVVIMGCGRVGSTLARSLEDRNHTVSVIDQNPEAFRRLGPGFNGDKVSGMGFDREVLLKAGIKRAESFAAVSSGDNSNIIAARVAREEFGIQQVVARIYDPGRAEVYQRLGISTVATVKWTADQVLRRLLPAGTEPDFRDMSGTIRIDQVILPEAWVGQRTIKFQRQSGSRIAWIDRLGEGIIPVRESVIQEGDVLHIVMREENTDQAYKSIKNGPEDD